The following coding sequences lie in one Streptomyces venezuelae genomic window:
- a CDS encoding ADP-ribosylglycohydrolase family protein — protein sequence MASTACVPSVPAPGDAEDLRERARGALLGLAVGDALGAPAENMKPSEIRRRWGRITGYVAEHPAGTDDTEYAIFSGLLLARHGSALTVAHVEKAWHQWIADLDEGPFRGAGFSERGTLENLRRGLAAPISAQHRHAWSDGLAMRAAPFGVFAAGDPHEAARLVAIDGSVSHDGEGIHGGRAVAAGVAAAMAGAPVEAVVAAALSVVPEDSWTSRSLHRAVAAADRGERAVRSAVVIGGYPWTDLAPEAVGLAFGAYAVARGDFGDAVLCAVNMGRDADTTAAVAGALSGATCGASAIPLPWSTAIGPARGSCLPSMRGHHVLDVADLLTPDPEPVRA from the coding sequence ATGGCGTCCACCGCATGCGTTCCCTCGGTCCCGGCGCCCGGTGACGCCGAGGACCTCCGCGAGCGGGCGCGCGGCGCGCTCCTCGGCCTCGCGGTCGGCGACGCGCTCGGCGCGCCCGCCGAGAACATGAAACCGTCCGAGATCCGCCGCCGCTGGGGCCGCATCACGGGCTACGTCGCCGAACACCCGGCGGGCACGGACGACACGGAGTACGCGATCTTCTCCGGTCTCCTGCTCGCCCGGCACGGCTCCGCGCTCACGGTCGCACACGTCGAGAAGGCCTGGCACCAGTGGATCGCCGACCTGGACGAGGGCCCGTTCCGCGGGGCGGGCTTCAGTGAACGCGGCACCCTGGAGAACCTGCGCAGAGGGCTCGCCGCCCCGATCTCCGCCCAGCACCGGCACGCGTGGAGCGACGGCCTCGCGATGCGGGCCGCGCCCTTCGGCGTCTTCGCCGCGGGCGACCCGCACGAAGCGGCCCGCCTCGTCGCGATCGACGGCTCCGTCAGCCACGACGGCGAGGGCATCCACGGCGGCCGGGCGGTGGCGGCGGGGGTCGCGGCGGCCATGGCGGGCGCACCGGTGGAGGCGGTGGTCGCCGCGGCACTCTCGGTCGTCCCCGAGGACTCCTGGACGTCCCGCTCGCTGCACCGCGCGGTGGCGGCCGCCGACCGCGGCGAACGCGCGGTGCGCTCCGCGGTGGTCATCGGCGGCTACCCCTGGACGGACCTCGCCCCCGAGGCGGTCGGGCTCGCGTTCGGGGCGTACGCGGTGGCGCGCGGGGACTTCGGCGACGCGGTGCTCTGCGCGGTGAACATGGGCCGGGACGCGGACACGACGGCGGCGGTGGCGGGCGCTCTCTCCGGCGCGACGTGCGGCGCCTCGGCGATCCCCCTCCCCTGGTCAACGGCGATCGGCCCGGCACGGGGCAGCTGTCTGCCGTCGATGCGGGGCCACCACGTGTTGGACGTGGCGGATCTCCTTACCCCGGATCCCGAGCCGGTGCGGGCATGA